The following are encoded in a window of Fusarium oxysporum f. sp. lycopersici 4287 chromosome 5, whole genome shotgun sequence genomic DNA:
- a CDS encoding methionyl aminopeptidase has product MSSETKETDYSLANPDTLTKYKTAAQISEKVLAEVSKLVVPGAKIVDICQQGDKLIEEEVAKVYRGKKINKGFSHPTTVSPSSYVTPYTPLTSDEAEANTEIKDEDKAGDKITGRTADLVLANYYVNELLLRLMIPPGLLAQGSEEEKAKAASQKAPTQAKITSLLEKVTKAYEVNLVESTTSWLFDHNEIEGSKKIVLAPAEGTKGEGVPEIGEVWGVETGVSLGSGKVKGLDQRATLHRRTNQTYGLKRPTSRKILNEVQKKFGIFPFSLRQLEDERDAKSGVVECVRGNVFRQYELVGDKDNSPVARYLTTLAITKNGITKLGGYYRPLDLEKYESDKKIEDEEVLKILEQPLARNTGKKKSKPKKKTAKKEDDEE; this is encoded by the exons ATGTCGTCCGAGACCAAGGAAACCG ACTACTCTCTGGCCAACCCAGATACCCTTACCAAGTACAAGACCGCCGCTCAGATCTCCGAGAAGGTCCTTGCTGAGGTCTCCAAGCTCGTCGTCCCTGGCGCCAAGATCGTCGACATCTGCCAGCAGGGTGACAAGTTgatcgaagaagaagttgccaAGGTTTACCGAGGaaagaagatcaacaagG GTTTCTCCCACCCCACTACCGTCTCCCCCTCGTCCTACGTCACTCCCTACACTCCTCTCACCTCCGACGAGGCTGAGGCCAATACCGAGATCAAGGATG AGGACAAGGCAGGCGACAAGATCACCGGTCGCACCGCTGACCTGGTTCTCGCCAACTACTATGTCAACGAGCTTCTCCTGCGACTGATGATCCCCCCTGGTCTCCTCGCCCAGGgcagcgaggaggagaaggccaaggctgcctCCCAGAAGGCCCCTACACAGGCCAAGATCACCAGCCTCCTAGAAAAGGTCACCAAGGCCTACGAAGTTAACCTCGTCGAGAGCACCACCTCTTGGTTGTTCGACCACAACGAGATTGAGGGCAGCAAGAAGATTGTCCTTGCCCCCGCCGAGGGTACCAAGGGCGAGGGCGTTCCTGAGATTGGTGAGGTATGGGGTGTCGAGACCGGTGTCAGTCTGGGCTCGGGCAAGGTGAAGGGTCTTGATCAGCGTGCTACCCTCCACCGCCGCACCAACCAGACCTACGGTCTCAAGCGACCCACCTCGCGAAAGATCCTCAACGAGGTCCAGAAGAAGTTCGGCATCTTCCCCTTCAGCTTGCGACAGCTTGAGGACGAGCGTGATGCCAAGTCTGGTGTCGTTGAATGTGTCCGAGGCAACGTCTTCCGCCAATATGAGCTAGTTGGTGACAAGGACAACTCCCCCGTTGCTCGATATCTCACAACCCTTG CCATTACCAAGAACGGTATCACCAAGCTTGGTGGCTATTATCGTCCTCTGGACCTCGAGAAGTATGAGTCCGACAAGAagattgaggatgaggaggttCTCAAGATCCTGGAGCAGCCCCTGGCCAGAAACAccggcaagaagaagagcaagcctaagaagaagaccgccaagaaggaggacgatgaagagtAA